The window GCTCGAGACTGCTCAGCAGTGAGCAATCTCCGGCATTTGTCGTGAGCTCCGCGCCACTCCTGCACACATACTATGCGCACTGAGAGGTACCTCTTTCAGGGTCCAGGGTGTACGCGCAGCATCCAGAGGGGGCTGGGGTTAGTCGTTGACGCTGAAGGCGAGACACGTTTCGATTACCGGACCGAGTCCCAGACTGGGCAGCGTTTCAGCAACAAGTATAATAGAGGCACAGGCGTCTACAGACGTCCGAGACGTCCGGCTTTTTCAGCGATGCAGATATAGACTGACACGGGTCGAAGAACTGGAAAAGGAAAAACTGACAAAAAAGAATCACCGTGTGAATCGCACGCCCTCCTGGTGTTTCACAGCCGCATCTCGAGGAGCACGAGGGTAGCTGGGGCTTCGCGCTGGTGAATGCCCGCGTTCAATCTTCAGAAGAGGTAGCGTGTTTCTCTGCCTCAACGAACTTGCAATACCGTTCTTCGTCCATGAGTCGTTTGGTGAGTTTGGCGACAACTtcccgcgccctctcctcctctccgcagTCCCCCCCGTTGTCTGCGGCGGACGTCAACTGAAGTCTGAGAATCCACCCCTGTCCCTCGGGGTCCTGGAAGATCACATTTGGCGTTTTCACTGCTGTTCGGTTCACCGCTGTGACTCGTCCGTCGACGGGGCTGTAGACCTCAGCCACGCTCTTGACGCTCTCAAGCGAGCAAACAGGACTCCCTCGCTTCACCCAGAAACCATCGGCGTctccctgcgcctctgcgctgtctggcctctccgcggcatCCCCTGgtgcggcgtgcgcgaggcgaTCGATCGGTTGAGGGAAGTCTGCGTAAACGACTTCGCCCAGTTCTTCCGCTGCATGTGCGCTTATGCCGATGATTCCGAACAAGACGCGCTCggggcctgcgcccgcgctggaggcgcccgcagacgcctccggTGCATCCAGGAGGAATCGAACATACTCGTGAGACTTGGAGTAGTAAACGCCGAGGGGggtcggcgcaggccgcggcggagaccccGCGGAATCCGCGCTGGAgcccagcgacgcagaggcggaagtcggcgaagaagaggacgcgcggcagAAACGGAGACAAGGTACCGAGAGgccagcaggcgcaggaAACCCGCACGAGAAAGGCACCACCGGACACGCACCGTGCAAGCAGACCTGCTTCAGCTGGCGACTTTgagcgcgcgagcgcagagcgcgaggaagaagggcggcggaTGACAACGGCCGACGCACCCAAATGAAAGGCAGAAGCTGGACTGAGCTATGTGCGGAAAAAACGAAGCGGCTCATGGTCGATGAGTCGTTGAGAAACACCTTTCCACGGTCGACGAATGACTACCGATCGATTGAAGCGCAAGCACCCAAAGTCTGCCGCATTCCAGCATGCTCACCCGCCCACGCCCCTCTCACACTCGGGAAGATACGAGACAATCAAGAAAGAGATACAGGGTACAGCCGAAACGGAGTTGCGTGTCTCGCGCTTTTCGTTCAACCTCGTCACAGCGAGCATCGGTCACCGCGGCGGGTCACCTGGCTCAGAGACCTGCGGAGCGGCTGTGGCGAGTCGAGTTGGCTGAGCGTCAAAGTTTTAGACGAATGAACGATCCTCCACGGAAATCCGGCAGACAGACCTGTCAGGCCTATTCCGGGAGGGTATAGGGAGTATGGATAGTCGCCGTCGGGAGAAGCGATGAGCTCGTCACACCACTACCAGACACCGTCCACGTCGCCGTCGTGACTCAAAGCCAGGCAACGTGGAAAGCCCGCGCGCGTCAAGACCTAGGGAACAACAGAAACAACGGCTCAAGGCGTTTCTTCCGCCGTGTTCTCGTTCAATGGCGTTAGGATGCCTCGGTCACGTGGTCCGGTTGGCAATAGGCAGCTTGCGAAAAGTGGGTATGCAAGGCGACAAGGCACGGAGCAAAGCGCACCAAGAGCCGCGCCAAAGAAGGAGAGCCCGCTCTGAAAGTGGGATCGGCGTGGTCAGTGCTGCAATCAGACAGTTTCCAACGAGATTCCGCGCCAAACGGAGGGCAGCCTGGTCACGCAATGCACGTGGGCGCGGAAACCGGGAACAGGGAAAGGCAGAACGACGTGTCCGCGCGACTCGAAGACGGAATCCACCTACTGATCACTCTGTAAAGAACGGCCGGCACTAGAGCACGAAAACCGAAATCCACCGAGCCCAGAACTGTCCTCTTACGGCCTCCCACCACTGtgatatacatgcatgctgAAGAAATTTTGCGAAGCGAGCGGTCGCGCGACACAccacgccggcgcgccgcagctcagGACGGGCAGCAGCATGCAGTGTGTATTCCAGAAGGAAGATACAAATAACTCGTGAATTACCGACCACCAAAGCTGTATATATAGAAGGGAGTATCCCTTTTTTCATTCTTGACAGATACGGCAACCGTAAGTCTACCCTTGTCCTCCTCTGGGGTTGCCGCCTCTCCCGGGTACCCAACATACATTAGTTAGTCGCCCTCGATTATTCGCTCCCCAGGTCGCCGTTCTCGTCGAATCGTTCGGCCGCCGTCCTTTTCCATCGGATCCTTTTTCGACGCCTTCGCATTCCTCTTTGCTCTAGAGTTACGGCCCGCCACCTtcgggcagccgcgcgcatgAATCGTTGCGACTTTTGCGTGTGACTTCTCTCGCGCACATGCCTGTCTGCGCCCCGGGGTCAGCTGACAAGCCAGGATGCGGCGACAGCCATCGAAGGGCAGCTTTCTGGTCACCTGTAGTTGCTTTGTGCGTAGCTTTGAATTTCCTCGACACACTTTCGGCTTCGCTGTTGTGGCTGACGTTTCCTCGCCAGTAACGGGGGCGGAGACACCGTCTTGCGCGGCACCCGGCGCTTCCGGACGCACTTGGAAGACACGCCGCACAGAACAGCTTCCGACTCGCGCTTTCTCGAGCCGGTTCGGCCCTGATGGACTCTCTCCCTCGTTTGCAGGTTCttccgcccgcgtcgctcttGTAGGAGGCGAGTAGCTCGCTCTTGCGTGCGCCTACAGGGCCATGGCCGCGCACAGCCTGGGGAAGCGAGACACTGGCGTGAAGAACAGGAGCATGATGAGAGAGTCCGCATGCTGGTGACTTCAGAACGCCAGTGGCACGCCCAGGTCGTATTCGAATGAATCCTCCCTCACACATCGTTTCATCGTTGCCCTCACTCCCGTCTACGCGTCGCACCGCCTCACTTCGTCGCTTGTCCTCCCGCGCACGTCGCTTCCAGTTCACGCCGCCTCCagctcgcgtcgcttccagctcgcgtcgcttccaGCTCGCGTTGCTTCCAGCTCGCGTTGCTTCCAGCTCACGTCCTGTGCGGCCGTCCCTTGATTCGGTTCGCCTTCGGGTTAGGCCTTGAGGCCTCCTCTACGGCGAATCGCCTGTCGTCTTCTAGATTCCTCACCGCATTCCTTCCGAGCTGGCGGGGTGGTGTTTCCAAGTCTAGGAGCCAcagccgcttcttctcgtcgtGTACCCTCTGCTTCTGGGCAGCCCGTCACGCGAGCCCTTTTTTCCACCTTGTTTCTATTCTCTGCTCGCTCTCTGACCTGCTAGCCACAGCATCTCCGTCTACTCCTCTTCACTCTCGTCCGCGGTGTCTCTCCTTCACCATGCAGCCGTCCAGCTTTGTGCccgccgcttcggcggcctcgccctgtCCGCCGGTCTACACAGAGGAGCGTGTTCGCGAGATGGTTGCAGCATTTTACTCTCCGTCTCCCATTTCTGGCGCGACGCCTGTCCAGGCGAATGAATTTCTTGTGGAGTTTCAGCAGCACGCCTCGGCTTGGCCCGTATGCATCTCCTTTTTGAACCAGTTTTCGCTCTCGTCCCCTCAGGCTGCTTCTCTCAGCGCGGGCGATGAGTGTCTCCTCTACTTCGCTTCGCAGACGCTCGCGGCACAGGCTCGCGCGGGCTTTCCTCAgcagctgtctctgctgctggcggGCAAGCagcccgctggcggcgctgccgaggCTGGGGGAGGCAGGAAGCGACACACGCAAATCGTTTCGTCCATCTTCAAGGAACTGCGAGAGGGCCTCCTGCAgcttctcttcgcctgcagacACGCTCCGAAGGCAGTGGTTCGCCAGCTCGCAGTTGCGCTTTCGGCCGCGCTGGTGTTTGGCGCATGCGGAGGGGGAAGCGATgacagaggcgagggcgacgcagccggaGAAGACACCGACGAGCTCCAAGAAGAAATTGCACTCGAAGAAATACTCGTCACGCTCGGGCAGAAACTGGGCGAGCAAGCTGCAGGCCCTCTCCTCGAGCTCCTTATCTCCTTGCCGCAGGAGGTCTCGAGCCAAAGGTGCGCGGAGGGGTTGAGCGGCCGCAACGGCGAAGACCGGACAGCAGATgatgaagcagagagagcagtTGAGACAGGCAACTCTGCAGGCAGACACAGCCGGGACAGAGCAGGGAAGGCCGCTGGAAACAGATATCCTGAGAGCGTTGGCGGCTGGAAAGGCTCGGACGGAAGAAACACCACGGCAGCTGCCCTCAAGACAAAAGTGGAACAGAAAACCAGATGCACGCGGGCGGTCATCCTGGCTCCTAGAATCAAACGGATGCTTCCTGTTGGTGGTACGCtgtcctcttctcttctgcaggcTCTCTTTGTCGCAATCCCAGCGCCTGGCTGTTTTGGGTActctcctccagcgccaTTCTGGAAGCGCgctggcagccgctgcatCAGTCTTTGATttcctcgagcgccgcgacccggCGCTTGGCTCGGCTTCTCAGCTTTCCAGCGGGGATCAGATTCTCACTCTGAAGTCAGGTAAGGGTCAAGAAGGGAGCTACCCTAAACTTCCTGAGGGCATGTGCTGCGAGCGCTCTTCCACATCATCGACGCACTGCGTTTCTCAGTTAAATCTCTTGCAGTTGTGTGTATATAGTATCGCGCGCGGACTCGTCTCCTTTCTCACGTCGTTACGCGTGCGTTCGTGCTATGTATGTCTGTACGTTGATTCGCCTTGTTTCTTTTCcgctgtctgcagccgcagttACGGCAGTGCGTGCGTGGATTTCTGCGCACATGTCCCTGCtttccgcgtccgcctgTCAAGCTTCGGAGCCTGCGGGTGTCTCGCAGATTGCGTCGAGTTGCACTCATCTTCTGTTTCATTCGCTGCTTCCCGCGTTTCTCCCTTCGTCTCTGcttgcgggcgccgcgtcgctgccttccgAGTCGGCGCTCCGCGTGGTTTTGTCCACGCTGCAGTCCTCCACGGCGCTTGGGATTCTTCCAGAAGGAGCTACGTCACagaacggcgccgccgcccagccgcgggcgcctccggagACAATCGACGGGctccaggcggcggccgacgcggtcgcggcgctcgcagcgctcgccagcgcagtCGCaaacgccgaggccgccgaagacgaggagaccggcggcctgggcgcagggcgcgcagctggcgggcTCTCCGCGGGTAAAggggcgaagcagagagaggaggagcgaaGCACCATCCGCGCAGTCATGGAGATCGCCGTCCATGGATATGGAGTGGCCTGCGAGGCCCTACAGAGAGAAATGACACAGgtgagaggagaggcgaggcgcttccGTAGAGGCCCAACCTAGAGAAGAACGGATGCCAGTTGGTCGGGATTGACTGGTGAAAGATGTGGAGGCCTCTCAGCTGtctttccgcgtcctcccttTCTTACAGCGCGTTAGGGTGGAGGTCTGCCGGAGATTTGGGGGTTCCATCCAGCAGTGGGCTACTCCGTCTGCATTCTTTACGTGTCATTGCGGGTGCTGAGAGTGGGCGCGATGAGATCTGTGCCCTTCGCCCCTGCTTTTTTTTGTGGGTGAGGGGTCGCTTTACACACCGGCAAGAAGCCTTCAAAGTGTGTCTGTCGCCCTGAGAGCGAAAGAGAGGTGCCTGACTTTTAGCAGTATCAGACGTGggtgtgctgctgcgccgcgggtgCTGCAGGGTGCTGCCGTCGTGGACGCAGACCGGCTGCAAGCTTTTTCCGTCGGGTTGCTCGAGTTGGCGAAGGAAGTTTTGCCTGCGTTCCTCCACGGCGACCCgtggcctctctctccgtcttcgACTCCCGCCGCTCCGTCTGCAGCCACTCCGCAttcggcgcccgccagtCTCGCACACATCTGCGCGTTTGCGGCAGACACGCTGTTGACGCATCCGTCGCTCGACGTGAAGGAACTCGGCCTAGACTTCCATTACAACTTCCTTTTTCACTTCATGACGCTCGCGGCCCAGCAGCAGGAGCTGTTTCAGAATGTGCGGGCGCACgagcgcgccttcctcgcagaGCCAGCTGACCGGCGGACgcgggaggccgccgccgtcgagggTCTTGCCGAGCGCCCgtcccccggcgccgccgcgcccgctgccggcTCCAGCGTCGCGGGTCGGTTCCGCGCAGCGGTGGCGCCCGGGGCGGTGGCGTCGCCCGGCTGCAAGGACGGCGCATCCGAGaacccgccgcctccggccttggccgccgcgcaccgcATGTACGCCTCCGTGGCTGCGGAGACTgaagcgcggcgtcggcgcctgttCCCGATCtacctccgcttcctcgacgTGCTCGTGGCGCAGgtcagcgcgccgcccgccgacTGCGTCGTAGACGAGCGAGTCGACTTGGAGCGGTGGTGTCGCTTTcgcgacgaagccgcgggGAATCTCACAGAGGCTACGCTGGTCGTCGGGCACGCGCGGCTCCTTGAGAAAACCCGCGACGAGCTGGAGAAGGTCGTCGCGCTCGGACTGCTCGCAGGACAttcagccgcggaggcccaggggtgtggcggcgcggcagcgaatGTAAGAATCGATATCGGCGGGTCAGGAGCGCAGTCGCTCAGAGTCGCTCAGAGTTGCTCATGTCGCTGCGTGTGGCATCGGCTGTGTCTTCCTGAGCAATGAAGAACTCTGTTTTCATGCGCCACCTCTTTCGGTCGCCACGAGTGTCTGCTTCAGTGCAGTGTCCTTTCGCCTGTCTATCAAACATGGGCTGTGGAGACCGCGGGCGAATCTCGAGCGAACGCCCCCGTCGTGTCCCCCCGTCTTCTGAATCTGGAGACCTgtggctcgcgcgcgtcgtgccCGCCCGGCGTTTTGCTGGGGGTTAACCACTGTCTACTCTCTTTTGGGGAGCTTCCCCCGCGCTCTTCACGTGTTCTGCGTCTTGCTGGTGCTTGAGTATACACGGTGCGCGACCCCGTCTTTTCCAGCGCACACCCTGCATTTGGCGGCAAAGGAGGGTGGAATTGCCAAAATCTTGCTCAGTGACTGTGGATGTGGTGTTTCGCCTTGCGGTCGCCGTGGTTTCCTGCCCCTCCAGGTGGCATATTGCTTCGACGACGCATCGCCCGTCATCGCATGGGCACGACTTTGTTTTGTGTGGTTGTCAGGCTTGTGTGGATGGATGGAATGGATCTGTGGTCGGTGTGTCGGTATGCGTCGTTCTCCTGCGTGTTTGCTTCCTTTCAGACTCCGGGCGCAAGCTcagcttcttcgtcgtctccccTTCCGTGGCAGCGACTCGAagcctgtctcttcgtcgtgACGACCGTGGCTCCCagggcgcccgcaggcgaggaccGAGTTATTCCTTTCTGCCTCGAAGTCCTACCTCGTCTCCCCTACGCGACGGCTCTCGATCTGGGCAACCCTGAGCGCGGggcgggcagcagcagagccaACGCGCGAAggcaagaagacgaaagagagGCCACTGCGCTGTTTCTCTACGCGGCAGCCGGCAGATTCATTCTGTGGACTGCGGGCTACATCGGAACGCAAAAGTTCCTGTTCGCCCAGCTGCTCCACTTCCTCGCATCCAGTAGCTTGCCCTTCGTCATCAAGGCTGCTCAGGTAAACGCGGGTACGCAAGAGGCAAACGGGAACCCGCGAAATACGTGGGAGTCGAATCGCAAACTCACGGAACTCTACTCAAATCGCGAAGCAAAAAAAGATGACAGACGAACAACCGCAAATGCAGGTGCTGACATACGGAGGTGTCTTTgattctgcagcagcggcatcGATTCGATTTGACGCTTTACTGCCTGTTTTGTTCCCCCCCGAGTCGTTAGCGTTAGATATTTTCTGTCCTCCGTGTTGCCTCCAGCGCCAGAAAGCGATGCTGGACTCCGGCGCAGCCGTGTGCAAACTCCGCGAGCTCGCAGAAGAGGTCCTCGTTGAGGCAATGAAGGCTCTcgcagcttctgcagctccCATTCTTGCGGAAGAAGTCGCCGAGGAGGACATTAACATAATTCTCAACTCCATTGTCTCCCTCATCCTCGAGTAAGCACCGGCTCACTCACGCACGCGTGCTTTCTGCAGCTCGTCAGACGGGACTTCCAcccaaaccctaaactcgATAGAGGGGGCGTGTCTGTCTCAGCAggtgcggctgccgcggcggctgtgccGCCTCTGTGCAGGATTGAGTCGTGGAAAGGTCGAGCGCAAGAAGATGAGTGAATTCAGAGTTCGGATGCCTTCCCGTGACCCTCCATGTCCGCCAACGCACAGGCGGATCGAGggacgcgggcggcaggcCAGCGAAGCGGACGATCTCGCCTGTCTGTTCATCTTGTGTTTTCGCGTTCCTTTCATGTCTCGTGTGTACAGAGAAAACCTCAGCATCGACAGTCGAGCCGCACTGGTGttggccgcaggcgcggtgCTGGCGCCGATGCCCGCGGACAAAATGCGCGCTCTGCACAGGCAGCTGTTGAGTGTAGGTTGCTTGTTTCGCTGCGAGGGGGGAAGTGGGACAGGTTTTATTTAGAGGTGCCGATTCTTCTCTGTAGCGAGTTCGAGGGAGGCGTTTGCGCAGCCCACGCGGGGTTGTCTGCAGGAGACTGCGCGGCGAATTCGAACTCAGACAGCCTGCTGCTTCGAGGCTCAGCGTGCCTTCGCAAGTCTTGCGGTAGCATTTTTCGTAGAAAAGTAATAAAACTCCCTCTCCCCGACCCAGAGGGAACGATCAACTTGCCGCACAGCAGAATCGACGCCGCTCCAGCGTCCTGTTTGCATTCAGGTTCTGCGGAATAtctcgcggctctcctcACCGCACCTTCCCCTGTGGTGCATCTTTTTGTTCGCTTCTTAGCGTTGCGTTTTGTTTGCGTCTCATCCAATTTTCCCCTTGATTTGCTGCTTGACGGGTTCGCGCCCAGCTCGCTTCGTCCTCCACTTTTTTTCATCCGTGGCGATGTCTCTACTCGTTTCTGTTGTTCCTGGCCTTCAGTCGCTTGGCCAAAATCTGCGGGAAgtcctcgcccgccccgACAGCTCGTCGACTGCCTACCGCAACGCTGTGAagctcttcttttccgcgaTCCAGGGACTCAGACCGTCCTACGCCCTCCCCCTGCCGCCGTCGACGACTGGAGATTTATGCGAGCCCCTTCCGAGTAGGAGAGCACAGAGGAAAACTACGCGCTGGTCTGTAGCCTTAGAAACGAactccgcgccttctcgcctcttcgcttgcACTTTGCTGAGTGGGGATCAGATGAAAGCAGCTCCGCGGGGGGTTGCGGAGGCCTCCTCGCTATGTGCACGATTCGAAGTCTCCGTAGACGTGATCGTCCTTTTCAGGGGATTTGTTCTTGCTGTGTATGTTCAACGCAAGCTCAGTTGATGCGCTGGAACCGCGCGGAGTGCAGATACTGACATGCAAAGTGTTTTTCTCATCTGGCGGCCAGAGCGCTCCAACGCATGCAGGAAGCCCGTTTCGACGTTGCGTGCATGGAGCTGAAGGCCAGTTCGCTTCGTGTGTGAGCCTCGTGGCATGCGAAGGCGGGCGTATGTGTGTGGATGTTTCTGTGGCCTGAACCTCAAACCTTGCCTCTGTCTGTAGAGGACAGTCCCTATCGGCACCCTGTGCTGGATGTCACGGAAGAGCTATGGGAGaccgtggaggcggcgatgAAGAACCCGCGGCGACATGAGCACCTCTATGAGCA is drawn from Besnoitia besnoiti strain Bb-Ger1 chromosome VI, whole genome shotgun sequence and contains these coding sequences:
- a CDS encoding glycine cleavage H-protein (encoded by transcript BESB_066220), producing MSRFVFSAHSSVQLLPFIWVRRPLSSAALLPRALRSRAQSRQLKQVCLHGACPVVPFSCGFPAPAGLSVPCLRFCRASSSSPTSASASLGSSADSAGSPPRPAPTPLGVYYSKSHEYVRFLLDAPEASAGASSAGAGPERVLFGIIGISAHAAEELGEVVYADFPQPIDRLAHAAPGDAAERPDSAEAQGDADGFWVKRGSPVCSLESVKSVAEVYSPVDGRVTAVNRTAVKTPNVIFQDPEGQGWILRLQLTSAADNGGDCGEEERAREVVAKLTKRLMDEERYCKFVEAEKHATSSED
- a CDS encoding hypothetical protein (encoded by transcript BESB_066230), whose protein sequence is MQPSSFVPAASAASPCPPVYTEERVREMVAAFYSPSPISGATPVQANEFLVEFQQHASAWPVCISFLNQFSLSSPQAASLSAGDECLLYFASQTLAAQARAGFPQQLSLLLAGKQPAGGAAEAGGGRKRHTQIVSSIFKELREGLLQLLFACRHAPKAVVRQLAVALSAALVFGACGGGSDDRGEGDAAGEDTDELQEEIALEEILVTLGQKLGEQAAGPLLELLISLPQEVSSQRLSLSQSQRLAVLGTLLQRHSGSALAAAASVFDFLERRDPALGSASQLSSGDQILTLKSAAVTAVRAWISAHMSLLSASACQASEPAGVSQIASSCTHLLFHSLLPAFLPSSLLAGAASLPSESALRVVLSTLQSSTALGILPEGATSQNGAAAQPRAPPETIDGLQAAADAVAALAALASAVANAEAAEDEETGGLGAGRAAGGLSAGKGAKQREEERSTIRAVMEIAVHGYGVACEALQREMTQGAAVVDADRLQAFSVGLLELAKEVLPAFLHGDPWPLSPSSTPAAPSAATPHSAPASLAHICAFAADTLLTHPSLDVKELGLDFHYNFLFHFMTLAAQQQELFQNVRAHERAFLAEPADRRTREAAAVEGLAERPSPGAAAPAAGSSVDGASENPPPPALAAAHRMYASVAAETEARRRRLFPIYLRFLDVLVAQVSAPPADCVVDERVDLERWCRFRDEAAGNLTEATLVVGHARLLEKTRDELEKVVALGLLAGHSAAEAQGCGGAAANTPGASSASSSSPLPWQRLEACLFVVTTVAPRAPAGEDRVIPFCLEVLPRLPYATALDLGNPERGAGSSRANARRQEDEREATALFLYAAAGRFILWTAGYIGTQKFLFAQLLHFLASSSLPFVIKAAQRQKAMLDSGAAVCKLRELAEEVLVEAMKALAASAAPILAEEVAEEDINIILNSIVSLILEENLSIDSRAALVLAAGAVLAPMPADKMRALHRQLLSSLGQNLREVLARPDSSSTAYRNAVKLFFSAIQGLRPSYALPLPPSTTGDLCEPLPKDSPYRHPVLDVTEELWETVEAAMKNPRRHEHLYEQSTYAIVAVISTCRAHVPRYLVLFRFLDVLAETFALHPTAYHLGALRTLEGLFGSAPEEPVLDAVCDCLRRCVLATLERINVEGEHYVYRQPDLVGMTVDSVNIALLHPLQAMRFIQPTSLNQASASRSQSQQESSNWFCTLALAVLQFAPTCHHPKVLHTFMVFFSRLAGWTDPPSQLHAFDRGGSIPWLLEAAEKTQQAVLALLLRPPPVAFSSSDDPPQPEKQSYATVTIRVIVHALTSVHAAVQSWIGNAAQALLLLLHHPVLAEQSRVALESAVMSLHPHLLTPEQRRGFLRNALAEASVRGFCNLCQQLADDAKAQFHRNKFSAGFPTSAGLQGGTALGSQRQ